A DNA window from Mariprofundus aestuarium contains the following coding sequences:
- a CDS encoding MlaE family ABC transporter permease, whose product MSNPGQLLQQINQRADTLGSSLIHMFHESRRAYRLTTSILSAGLRLQWITKPAVTNVVFRQIYFTGVQSMLWVVLVAFGIGALAVYNIVDFSKSIQDMSLIGRLISDLLVKEVAPLVVTILLLSRSGVAVVTELGTMHVRGEDLTLSSMGISKEEYLLWPRLMAFTLCGLILTFIFVFVSIWLGGLIVSMSYEINFIDFLIEVRRGTSMEEIMILLGKGTLYPMLSAVMLLNMGCKVGREPNMIPVYATQGVLGSLMLVIMGDAVIALVLNLI is encoded by the coding sequence ATGAGCAATCCGGGTCAGTTATTGCAACAGATAAACCAGCGCGCCGACACGCTCGGCTCCTCATTGATCCATATGTTCCATGAAAGCCGTCGTGCCTACCGGCTTACCACCTCCATACTCTCAGCCGGTTTGCGCCTGCAGTGGATAACCAAACCTGCAGTAACCAATGTGGTCTTCAGGCAGATCTACTTTACCGGCGTTCAAAGCATGCTCTGGGTCGTGCTTGTCGCATTCGGTATCGGTGCGCTCGCCGTCTATAATATCGTCGACTTTTCCAAAAGCATTCAGGATATGTCGCTGATCGGCCGGTTGATCTCCGACCTGCTGGTAAAAGAGGTTGCGCCACTGGTTGTCACCATTCTTCTACTTTCCCGTTCAGGTGTGGCCGTAGTGACCGAACTGGGCACCATGCATGTTCGCGGCGAGGACCTGACGCTGAGCAGCATGGGCATCAGCAAAGAGGAGTATCTGCTCTGGCCGCGCCTGATGGCCTTCACGCTGTGCGGCCTGATTCTCACCTTTATCTTTGTCTTCGTGTCAATCTGGCTCGGCGGCCTGATTGTGTCGATGAGTTACGAAATTAATTTCATCGACTTCCTGATCGAAGTGCGGCGCGGCACCAGCATGGAAGAGATTATGATACTTCTTGGTAAGGGAACCCTCTATCCGATGTTAAGCGCTGTCATGCTACTGAATATGGGCTGCAAGGTGGGACGCGAACCGAACATGATCCCGGTCTACGCTACTCAGGGCGTGCTGGGCTCGCTCATGCTCGTGATCATGGGTGATGCAGTGATTGCCCTGGTTCTGAATCTGATATGA
- a CDS encoding AsmA-like C-terminal domain-containing protein, translating into MSGSFFKRALASCWRVALLLLLGLSLLGGWLYSQSPSLDTIRPGIESHLKKKLQLKEIKLGQLTWRWTDFLWLQSDHLDFTSSDEALAFHHGGVAVRFALSDLLRGRFSPDRIRLSSGTLDLQHTDSGRGFPAAQLVLDDVQVNWSYLDKWQGTLDHLHLMLDGMEREMQMTTSDFTISASLSEDMLPQLVELQCNNFTWLPAPLRKYFNGTPAASLKLNRLNKQSWQLASSVESEEVLTLLPESIYSVALNRAYLQLKLTAIEGKSLAIEHISLEQLSWSLGESSIQATGSWSAGLLSLQANSDQLSMPVIWSWLRPLGDETWHNWLALMKAGTASQAKAKLSLAWDDPIKALPTLENLEAMLFQVSAHVDDADIALGVSEDFLHNTSAQIDLNHDGLNAVIMDAELPKNMGHATGELYIPWQTLELNIAGKSMIDVASLLTWFGPDAISDWKWNGAKAESRFQLLWDPSESKPRKASVQLQPSGNWEISIDDTSLQLSGGSANWDQSNGLTVSGLHFQNTHVDGEVNLTTTIDKDNRWSISNLAIDSKSDFAMLAAHFQLPLAQAGGTIYSSLKFDGKWRGAADLKEASWKQLLGSDKKTGEPYSIHCSGDLNLEKKLPTIRLTSLTSKGKALLIRNSSASINSEQLNLKLNDLHTPSFSGSLDINIPFDNKPWELLVIADYLNRNALPEALDYQDQTIDKSWLLSANIKKFEWDDSRMQEVFIRLASSRGSIGLFKAKQVHTTQLDITDIDARFSMPGGGAIDLRRLSASIEKQRLNMSATLRPEKEGGMRWRGFAELHGDFGHLLKLGKLSERFKDGDGRLLFSGSGIILREQPWWDGLDGRLRLRADNGRILEGGTLTTLLAATNLTKLPLLLLGQREDLTGPGIMYERLQMEAIMQNQEIRIRNVAIRSTAFDLAGHGNMNLEQATVDLYLVVRPLQNLDALLAKIPLLRDILGGSSHSLFRKIYHMYGPFTDAKVETVTPEKAGLKAAGIIESLLTLPDLWFGNDKDKKRMPETAPGP; encoded by the coding sequence ATGTCGGGCAGCTTCTTTAAACGCGCGCTGGCTTCTTGCTGGCGCGTGGCGCTTTTGCTACTTCTGGGACTCTCCCTTCTAGGTGGCTGGCTCTACTCGCAATCACCCAGCCTCGACACCATTCGCCCCGGCATCGAAAGCCACCTGAAGAAGAAACTTCAGCTTAAAGAGATCAAACTCGGGCAGCTCACATGGAGGTGGACCGACTTTCTTTGGCTGCAGTCAGATCATCTAGACTTCACCAGCAGTGATGAAGCGCTCGCCTTCCACCATGGCGGCGTGGCTGTCCGCTTTGCACTTTCGGACCTCCTCAGGGGCCGCTTTTCACCCGACCGCATTCGCCTGAGTAGCGGCACCCTGGATCTCCAGCACACCGACTCCGGACGCGGCTTTCCCGCTGCGCAACTTGTGCTGGATGACGTGCAGGTCAACTGGAGTTATCTGGACAAGTGGCAGGGAACGCTCGATCACCTGCATCTGATGCTTGATGGCATGGAGCGTGAGATGCAGATGACCACATCGGACTTCACAATCTCAGCCAGTCTCAGTGAAGATATGCTGCCGCAGCTGGTGGAATTGCAATGCAACAACTTCACATGGCTCCCTGCCCCTCTCCGCAAATACTTCAATGGCACACCTGCAGCATCACTTAAGCTGAATCGCCTGAATAAACAATCCTGGCAACTCGCCTCATCTGTAGAATCAGAAGAAGTGCTCACACTACTGCCTGAAAGCATCTACTCAGTTGCGCTCAACCGTGCCTATCTACAGCTAAAACTGACAGCGATTGAGGGCAAATCCCTCGCTATTGAGCATATCAGCCTGGAACAGCTTTCATGGTCACTGGGTGAGAGCAGCATTCAGGCAACAGGAAGCTGGAGTGCAGGCCTGCTGTCACTGCAGGCAAACTCGGATCAGCTATCGATGCCGGTGATATGGTCATGGCTGAGGCCACTGGGGGATGAAACGTGGCACAACTGGCTGGCGTTGATGAAAGCAGGCACAGCAAGCCAGGCAAAAGCAAAGCTATCTCTGGCATGGGATGACCCTATCAAGGCCCTGCCAACACTTGAGAACCTGGAAGCGATGCTGTTTCAGGTCTCTGCCCATGTAGACGATGCCGATATCGCGCTTGGTGTATCCGAAGATTTCCTGCACAACACCTCGGCCCAGATTGACCTGAACCATGATGGACTGAATGCCGTTATTATGGATGCCGAACTGCCGAAAAACATGGGCCATGCCACTGGAGAGCTCTACATCCCATGGCAGACACTGGAGTTGAATATCGCTGGAAAATCCATGATCGATGTTGCTTCGCTGCTGACATGGTTCGGCCCCGATGCCATCTCCGACTGGAAATGGAACGGTGCCAAAGCCGAGAGTCGCTTCCAGTTGCTATGGGACCCAAGCGAATCAAAGCCCCGCAAAGCAAGTGTTCAGTTGCAACCGTCGGGCAACTGGGAGATCTCTATTGATGACACATCGCTGCAGCTCTCCGGTGGTTCCGCCAACTGGGATCAGAGTAACGGACTGACTGTTTCCGGACTGCACTTCCAGAACACCCATGTCGATGGCGAAGTGAACCTCACAACCACTATCGACAAAGATAATCGCTGGAGTATCAGCAACCTCGCAATCGACTCTAAAAGCGACTTCGCCATGCTGGCTGCCCACTTCCAGCTACCGCTTGCCCAGGCCGGAGGCACGATCTACAGCAGCCTTAAGTTTGACGGCAAGTGGCGTGGAGCCGCTGATCTGAAAGAGGCAAGCTGGAAACAGCTGCTCGGCTCGGACAAAAAAACAGGGGAGCCCTATTCAATCCACTGTAGTGGCGACCTCAACCTTGAGAAAAAGCTGCCAACCATCCGTCTGACCAGTCTGACCAGCAAAGGTAAAGCCCTGCTGATTCGCAACAGCAGCGCCTCAATCAACAGCGAACAACTGAATCTCAAGCTGAATGACCTGCACACCCCATCCTTCAGCGGCTCACTGGATATCAACATCCCGTTCGACAACAAACCATGGGAGCTGCTCGTAATTGCTGACTACCTGAATCGCAATGCACTCCCTGAAGCGCTCGACTATCAGGACCAGACCATCGACAAGTCGTGGCTCTTATCCGCCAACATCAAAAAATTCGAGTGGGACGACTCCCGCATGCAAGAGGTGTTCATCCGCCTTGCATCGTCCAGGGGTAGTATCGGGCTGTTCAAGGCGAAGCAGGTCCACACCACCCAGCTGGATATTACCGATATCGATGCCCGCTTTTCGATGCCCGGCGGAGGAGCCATTGATCTTCGTCGCCTGTCGGCCAGCATTGAGAAGCAACGCCTGAATATGTCCGCCACATTGAGGCCGGAAAAAGAGGGGGGGATGCGCTGGCGCGGCTTTGCCGAGCTGCACGGTGATTTCGGCCACCTGTTGAAGCTGGGCAAGCTTTCAGAGCGTTTCAAGGATGGAGATGGCCGCCTCCTGTTCTCCGGCAGTGGAATCATTCTGCGTGAACAGCCATGGTGGGACGGTCTGGATGGCAGGCTTCGCCTTCGCGCTGATAACGGGCGCATCCTCGAAGGCGGAACATTAACCACACTGCTGGCAGCAACAAACCTGACCAAACTACCACTGCTGCTGCTAGGCCAGCGCGAAGACCTGACTGGCCCCGGAATTATGTATGAGCGGCTGCAAATGGAAGCGATCATGCAAAATCAGGAAATCCGCATTCGCAATGTCGCGATCCGCTCCACCGCCTTTGATCTGGCTGGCCATGGCAACATGAACCTGGAACAGGCCACAGTCGACCTCTATCTGGTGGTGCGGCCATTGCAAAACCTGGATGCGCTACTTGCCAAGATACCACTACTCAGGGATATCCTCGGAGGCAGTTCACACAGTCTTTTTCGCAAGATTTACCACATGTACGGCCCCTTCACCGATGCCAAGGTTGAAACAGTCACACCGGAAAAGGCAGGGCTGAAAGCCGCAGGTATTATCGAAAGCCTGCTGACACTGCCTGATCTCTGGTTCGGCAACGACAAGGATAAAAAGCGCATGCCGGAAACAGCCCCCGGTCCATGA
- a CDS encoding MlaC/ttg2D family ABC transporter substrate-binding protein — MLKLFRTTFAILFAMLFSVSAWASSGSSDPKTVIETTVNQIIEVLEARQDTTKLTSKDRDAIRQSVEGRFDYAAMARRSLGNPWKELDGMQQTHFTSVFRELLERSYGNRLSEYKGQKVVFADAELKSDKARVESTVIDGTRETPVEYRLHQTETGWQVYDIRIEGTSMVRTFYQDFKSTLVNGGYEHLLKTLEDKVTKLKEKDND, encoded by the coding sequence ATGTTAAAACTGTTTCGTACAACGTTCGCCATTCTATTTGCCATGCTCTTTTCCGTTTCGGCATGGGCAAGCAGTGGTAGCAGTGATCCGAAAACGGTTATCGAAACCACCGTCAACCAGATCATCGAGGTGCTTGAAGCGCGTCAGGACACGACCAAGCTGACCAGCAAGGACCGCGATGCCATCCGCCAGAGCGTGGAAGGCCGTTTCGACTACGCGGCCATGGCCAGGCGCAGCCTCGGCAACCCCTGGAAAGAGTTGGATGGCATGCAGCAGACCCACTTTACCAGCGTATTCCGCGAACTGCTTGAGCGCTCCTACGGCAACCGTCTGAGTGAATATAAAGGGCAAAAAGTGGTCTTTGCCGATGCCGAGCTTAAAAGCGACAAGGCGCGCGTCGAATCCACCGTAATCGACGGCACCCGTGAAACGCCGGTGGAGTATCGTCTGCACCAGACCGAAACAGGCTGGCAGGTTTATGATATCCGCATTGAGGGCACCAGCATGGTGCGAACCTTCTATCAGGATTTTAAATCCACGCTGGTTAACGGCGGCTATGAACACCTTCTGAAAACGCTGGAAGATAAAGTCACCAAGCTGAAAGAGAAGGACAACGACTGA
- the mlaD gene encoding outer membrane lipid asymmetry maintenance protein MlaD — translation MQAYRKTEMTVGVFVFIGLLAIAWLAIKVGQIGGIGATGYTLTANFDDVGGVRKGSDIMLAGVVIGRVDEVQLANNDHATVILRINEGVEITEDAFASVRTKGIIGDRYIRITQGMEDSNLEEGNEIEETESAINIEDLISKYIFSGKE, via the coding sequence ATGCAAGCATATAGAAAAACAGAGATGACTGTCGGCGTATTTGTATTTATCGGACTACTGGCCATCGCCTGGCTCGCCATCAAGGTTGGACAGATCGGCGGCATCGGCGCGACCGGCTATACCCTGACCGCCAACTTCGATGATGTCGGTGGCGTACGTAAAGGCAGCGACATTATGCTGGCGGGTGTGGTCATTGGCCGCGTCGATGAGGTGCAGCTGGCCAACAATGACCATGCAACAGTAATCCTGCGCATCAATGAGGGTGTTGAAATCACCGAAGACGCCTTCGCCTCGGTGCGTACCAAGGGTATTATCGGAGATCGCTACATCAGGATCACCCAGGGCATGGAGGATAGCAACCTCGAGGAGGGCAACGAGATTGAGGAGACCGAATCCGCCATCAATATCGAAGACCTGATCAGCAAGTACATTTTCAGCGGCAAGGAGTAA
- a CDS encoding MlaE family ABC transporter permease — protein sequence MSDMTTASQSGMATFFGRMGRYAMRGIEQLGDGTRLGFQALSLLFAKPWQGKHFIIQLYALGVGSLAIIVITGAFTGMVLALQGYYTLAKFGSESLLGAGVGMSIIRELGPVLGAFMIIGRAGSSITAEIGIMRVTEQTDALEMMAVNPMQRIILPRIIATTIAVPLLVSIFDVVGIASGYIVGVELLGVNPGAYMAELIAKLEMIDLNGGWVKAVIFGFMIGMICTYMGYRSEPTTEGVAKATTQAVVIASVGVLIMDYILTSFFL from the coding sequence ATGAGCGATATGACAACAGCCAGCCAATCAGGAATGGCCACCTTCTTCGGCAGAATGGGCCGCTATGCAATGCGCGGCATCGAGCAGCTAGGCGACGGTACGAGGCTTGGATTCCAGGCTCTCTCCCTGCTCTTTGCCAAGCCGTGGCAGGGCAAACATTTCATCATCCAGCTCTATGCCCTAGGTGTCGGCTCACTGGCTATTATCGTCATTACCGGTGCGTTCACCGGCATGGTACTGGCGCTGCAGGGCTATTACACACTGGCAAAATTCGGTTCGGAATCACTGCTTGGCGCAGGTGTCGGCATGTCGATCATTCGCGAGTTGGGGCCGGTGCTCGGTGCCTTCATGATTATTGGTCGGGCAGGCTCGAGCATCACTGCAGAGATCGGCATCATGCGCGTCACTGAGCAGACCGATGCGCTGGAGATGATGGCGGTCAATCCGATGCAGCGAATTATTCTGCCTCGCATCATCGCCACCACGATTGCCGTGCCTCTTCTGGTATCGATATTCGATGTCGTTGGTATCGCTTCGGGCTACATTGTCGGTGTGGAGCTGCTGGGTGTGAATCCCGGCGCCTACATGGCCGAACTGATCGCCAAGCTTGAGATGATCGACCTCAATGGCGGCTGGGTAAAAGCGGTGATCTTTGGTTTCATGATCGGCATGATCTGTACCTACATGGGCTATCGGTCCGAGCCCACCACGGAAGGTGTAGCCAAGGCAACGACGCAAGCGGTGGTCATCGCATCGGTCGGCGTACTGATCATGGACTATATTCTCACCTCGTTCTTCCTGTAA
- a CDS encoding ABC transporter ATP-binding protein, with translation MIRGENLSKRYNDVDALAPTDIHIRAAATTAIMGGSGSGKTTLLRLLSGLIKPTTGHVWYGDEDLCTIPSKRLYELRESMGMLFQYSALLNSLNVYDNVAFPLHEHTDLDESVIRTMVSMKLEQVGLRGFEELMPSELSGGMAKRVAFARAIAMDPKIVFFDEPTSGLDPISAGVISTLIKDTSKMNRMTSIVVTHDVEAGLSIADHVILMWQGSIIAEGTPEVIRASSDERVRQFLEGRPDGPIPFSRSTTSYIDDLTHRPGTVRLEK, from the coding sequence ATGATTCGTGGTGAGAACTTAAGCAAACGCTACAACGATGTCGATGCCCTTGCTCCGACCGATATTCATATCCGTGCGGCTGCAACAACTGCGATCATGGGTGGCTCTGGCTCCGGCAAGACAACACTGCTGCGGCTGCTCTCCGGTCTGATCAAACCTACCACTGGTCATGTCTGGTACGGTGACGAGGATCTCTGCACCATCCCATCCAAACGGCTGTATGAGCTGCGCGAAAGCATGGGCATGCTGTTTCAGTACTCCGCGCTGCTAAATTCACTCAATGTTTATGACAATGTAGCCTTCCCACTGCACGAACATACCGATCTCGATGAGTCAGTGATTCGCACTATGGTGTCGATGAAGCTGGAACAGGTAGGGCTGCGCGGCTTTGAAGAGCTGATGCCCTCTGAACTTTCCGGCGGCATGGCCAAACGCGTCGCCTTTGCCCGCGCCATTGCCATGGATCCGAAGATAGTCTTCTTTGATGAACCAACCTCTGGCCTTGATCCGATCTCAGCCGGCGTGATCTCCACCCTGATCAAAGACACCTCGAAGATGAACCGCATGACCTCGATTGTGGTGACGCACGATGTTGAGGCGGGGCTCTCTATTGCAGATCATGTGATCCTGATGTGGCAGGGAAGTATTATTGCCGAGGGCACACCGGAAGTTATCAGGGCGAGTTCCGATGAGCGCGTGCGCCAGTTCCTCGAGGGGCGGCCCGATGGTCCGATCCCGTTCTCACGCAGCACCACCTCCTACATTGATGATCTGACTCACAGACCGGGCACAGTAAGGTTGGAAAAATGA
- a CDS encoding branched-chain amino acid transaminase: MNFADRDGLIWFDGQMVDWRDAKVHVLTHTLHYGMGVFEGVRAYHAEGGTAIFRLQAHTDRLFRSAKIMNMNMPFSKEELNAAQLAAVRENGLDSAYLRPMVFYGSEGMGLRADNLKSHVIVAAWSWGAYLGQDALEQGIRIRTSSFTRHHVNVAMCKAKANGNYINSMLALSDALRDGYDEALFLDVDGFVAEGSGENFFMVYDGVIYTPELTSALDGITRATVIQLAKEEGYEVCEKRITRDEVYVADEAFFTGTAAEVTPIRELDGRTIGCGSRGPVTEVLQKKYFDVVHGRSEAHKDWLAYV; the protein is encoded by the coding sequence ATGAATTTCGCAGATCGTGATGGATTAATCTGGTTTGATGGTCAGATGGTGGACTGGCGTGATGCCAAGGTGCATGTGCTGACCCACACCCTGCACTACGGCATGGGCGTTTTTGAGGGCGTGCGCGCCTACCATGCTGAAGGCGGGACTGCGATCTTCCGTCTACAGGCACATACCGATCGTCTCTTCCGTTCGGCAAAAATCATGAATATGAATATGCCTTTTTCCAAAGAGGAGTTGAATGCAGCTCAGTTGGCGGCGGTTCGTGAGAACGGACTGGATTCAGCCTACCTGCGCCCGATGGTCTTCTACGGTTCTGAAGGCATGGGGCTGCGCGCTGATAACCTCAAGTCACATGTTATCGTTGCAGCGTGGAGTTGGGGTGCATATCTCGGGCAGGACGCTCTGGAGCAGGGAATTCGTATCCGTACATCCTCATTTACCCGCCATCATGTAAATGTTGCGATGTGCAAAGCCAAAGCGAACGGCAACTACATCAATTCGATGCTGGCCCTCTCCGATGCGCTGCGCGATGGTTATGACGAAGCACTGTTTCTGGATGTGGATGGTTTCGTGGCCGAAGGTAGTGGCGAGAACTTCTTTATGGTTTATGACGGTGTGATCTATACGCCGGAGCTGACCAGTGCGCTGGATGGTATTACACGTGCCACAGTTATTCAGTTGGCTAAAGAGGAAGGTTATGAGGTGTGTGAGAAGCGCATCACCCGTGATGAGGTTTATGTCGCTGATGAAGCCTTCTTCACTGGCACTGCTGCCGAGGTCACCCCGATCCGCGAGCTGGACGGGCGCACCATCGGCTGTGGCTCACGCGGCCCTGTCACTGAAGTACTGCAGAAGAAGTACTTTGATGTGGTTCATGGCAGAAGCGAAGCTCACAAGGATTGGCTCGCTTACGTCTGA
- a CDS encoding efflux RND transporter permease subunit: MRLVELYEKLVIDRPLLTLSLVGLLLLLFASYIPKFELDVSADSLVLENDADLEYYRNIRARYGSDDFLIVTYSPKENLFSEASLKRVREMRDRFKSIEGVESVLTMLDVPLIESPPISLDQFSEGAPMLEQANTDRQLARRELISSPLYSNRLVSPEGDTCAIQILLKRDETYQSLLKERDGLRVKKLAGDLPASELLRLSQVEDQFDSYSKQLTQQESELIAVIRLVMDDYREFARMHLGGVPMIVSDMMSYIRHDLVVFGLGVLAILALMLSFVFRKPHWVLLPLLTAGATAIVTTGFLGMVGWPVTVVSSNFLALVLIFSLSLTIHLIVRYREQHRLEPHASQRHLVSITLRSKAMPCLFNAITTIVAFASLVVSDIRPVIDFGWIMVFALAASMLLAFTLYPATLMLVRPGKPPHGRDIMGMITESVAWLVEHHGGKVIAISLLLVVMGSLGMSRLTVENRFIDYFHDSTEIFQGMKLIDEKLGGTTPMDVIIDAPLKQVEEEVEWDEGFGDEDGGFATTSYWYNTHMLAEVASIHRYLDGLPETGKVNSLHTAMAVLEKLDDKGSIDSFFLSVLYKKLPPDIKAQMISPYLSEDGQQLRIAVRVYESDAGLNRNELLNNIRDHLSSERAESGESVHLSGMVVLYNNLLQSLFRSQIQTLGFVFFAILTTFALIFRSLKVAAIAIIPNIVPVILVLGLLGGLGIPLDIMTITIAAITVGIAVDDTIHYVYRYHEEWLKDGDYRACVHRAHNSIGRAMYYTSMTITIGFIAMVLSNFVPSIYFGLFTAFAMVSALVTNITILPILLRTLKPYGTLQQ, encoded by the coding sequence ATGAGGCTGGTAGAGTTGTATGAAAAGCTGGTGATTGACCGGCCTCTGTTGACGCTGTCGCTGGTCGGCCTGCTGTTGCTGCTGTTCGCTTCCTATATTCCGAAATTTGAGCTGGATGTTTCAGCCGATTCACTGGTGCTGGAAAACGATGCCGACCTTGAATACTACCGCAATATTCGTGCCCGTTACGGTTCCGACGATTTCTTGATTGTTACCTACAGCCCCAAAGAAAACCTCTTCTCCGAGGCCAGCCTTAAACGGGTTCGTGAAATGCGTGACCGCTTCAAGAGTATTGAAGGCGTTGAATCGGTGCTGACGATGCTGGATGTGCCGCTGATTGAGAGCCCACCGATCAGCCTGGATCAGTTCAGTGAAGGCGCCCCGATGCTGGAGCAGGCAAACACGGATCGCCAGCTCGCCAGGCGTGAGTTGATATCCAGCCCGCTCTACAGCAATCGCCTGGTCAGCCCTGAGGGGGATACTTGCGCGATCCAGATTCTGCTTAAGCGCGATGAGACCTATCAAAGCCTTTTGAAGGAGCGTGACGGACTGCGCGTAAAGAAACTGGCCGGTGATCTGCCTGCCTCAGAACTGCTGCGCTTGAGTCAGGTGGAAGATCAGTTTGACAGCTACAGTAAACAGCTGACGCAGCAGGAGTCCGAGCTGATCGCAGTGATCCGTCTTGTCATGGATGACTACCGCGAGTTTGCCCGCATGCATCTTGGTGGCGTACCGATGATTGTCTCCGACATGATGAGCTATATCCGCCACGACCTGGTCGTTTTCGGTTTAGGTGTACTGGCGATTTTGGCATTGATGCTCAGCTTTGTGTTCCGCAAACCCCACTGGGTGCTGCTGCCACTGTTGACTGCAGGGGCCACCGCTATCGTCACCACGGGTTTTCTCGGCATGGTCGGCTGGCCGGTTACGGTCGTTTCATCCAACTTTCTTGCGCTGGTTCTGATCTTCAGCCTATCACTGACCATTCACTTGATTGTGCGCTACCGCGAACAGCACCGGCTTGAGCCGCATGCATCGCAACGTCACCTGGTCAGTATTACGCTGCGCAGCAAAGCCATGCCGTGCCTCTTCAACGCCATAACCACGATAGTCGCCTTCGCCTCGCTGGTTGTCAGCGATATCCGTCCTGTGATCGATTTCGGCTGGATCATGGTCTTCGCCTTGGCCGCCTCGATGCTGCTGGCATTCACCCTCTACCCGGCCACCCTGATGCTGGTACGGCCGGGTAAGCCTCCGCATGGCCGGGATATCATGGGCATGATTACCGAGTCGGTTGCCTGGCTGGTCGAGCATCACGGTGGCAAGGTGATTGCCATCTCGCTCCTGCTTGTGGTCATGGGCTCGCTCGGCATGTCGCGACTGACGGTGGAGAATCGCTTTATTGATTACTTTCATGACTCCACCGAGATATTCCAGGGCATGAAGTTGATCGATGAAAAACTGGGTGGTACCACGCCGATGGACGTAATCATCGATGCACCGCTAAAGCAGGTTGAAGAAGAGGTTGAGTGGGATGAGGGCTTTGGTGATGAAGATGGCGGTTTCGCCACCACCAGTTACTGGTATAACACTCATATGCTGGCCGAGGTAGCCTCCATCCACCGCTATCTCGATGGGCTGCCCGAAACAGGCAAGGTCAATTCGCTGCACACAGCGATGGCTGTACTGGAGAAGCTCGATGACAAAGGCAGCATCGACAGTTTCTTTCTCTCCGTCCTCTATAAAAAACTGCCGCCGGATATCAAGGCGCAGATGATTTCACCCTACCTCTCGGAGGATGGGCAGCAGCTGCGCATTGCCGTTCGTGTTTATGAAAGCGATGCAGGACTCAACCGCAACGAACTGCTTAATAATATTCGTGACCACCTGAGCAGTGAAAGAGCCGAGAGCGGTGAATCGGTGCATCTCTCCGGCATGGTGGTGCTCTACAACAACCTACTGCAGAGCCTGTTCCGCTCCCAAATCCAGACGCTGGGCTTCGTCTTTTTTGCCATTCTGACCACCTTTGCGTTGATTTTCCGCTCACTGAAGGTTGCTGCTATCGCCATCATTCCCAATATCGTTCCTGTGATTCTGGTGCTGGGGCTTTTGGGAGGGCTTGGCATTCCACTGGATATCATGACCATCACCATTGCTGCGATCACCGTCGGCATCGCGGTGGATGACACCATTCACTACGTCTACCGTTATCATGAGGAGTGGCTCAAAGATGGCGACTACCGCGCCTGCGTGCACCGGGCTCACAACAGTATCGGGCGGGCGATGTATTACACCTCGATGACGATCACCATCGGCTTTATCGCCATGGTGCTCTCCAATTTCGTGCCATCGATCTATTTCGGCCTGTTTACAGCATTTGCCATGGTGAGCGCTCTGGTCACCAACATCACAATCCTGCCGATCCTGCTCAGAACCCTGAAACCGTACGGAACGTTGCAGCAGTAG